TCGTCCCGATTAGGAGGGCTCTCAGGCCCGTAACCTCCCCTGCCGGGTTGTGAGGGAGAAAAGATGGCACGACGAGGATGAGTGCGGTGGCAAAGAAGCCAGCCCTGACCACGTTCAAGGAGGCAAAGATAGATTCGTAATTGTGGGCCGTGGCAAACCCGATCAGGAGGGTGGGAATCGTAGCTACGAGTATGTAGGACAGATAGGTCAATCCGCTCTTTTCCCTCCTCGCTCCCGACCCGATTATTTCAGAAAGCTCATTCCTGAAGAAGCAGACCGTGGCTGCCATGGTTGCGAGGTGAAGTAGGACATCGAAAAAGAGCTCCGGCTCCTTTAGCCCTAAGAGTCGCTGGAAAAGGACGAGGTGCCCCGAGCTGGAAACGGGCAGAAACTCGGTCACCCCCTGCAGTAAGCCGAGGAATATGGCGTATAAAATTTTCTGGGAGAGCAAAGCTTTCTAGTCCCGAGCCTTTCTTGCTTCCATGGCCGCCTTCACCGCCTTCAAAACAGTGGACCTTATTTTCTCAACCTCCGCCTCACTTACCCCCTCGTATCTCAGCACCAGCACGGGTTGTGTATTCGAGGCCCGAACAAGTCCCCAGCCGCCGTCAAACAGCGCCCGCACTCCGTCTATGGTGATCACTTCCTTCGCTTCGGGCGAGAGCAGCTTCCTTACCTCGTCAACCACGGCAAACTTATCCTCATCGGGACACTCCATCCTTATCTCGGGAGTTGAGAAGAGATCGGGGAGATCTGAGAGGAGATATGAAAGGGGGTCTTTTGCCTTCGACAATATTTCGAAGAGCCGCGCCGAAGCGTAGATCGCATCATCGAACCCGTAATACCGGTCCTTGAAAAATATGTGCCCGCTCATCTCCCCTGCCAGTTCAGCCCCCACATCTTTCATCTTGTTCTTTATCAGGGAATGGCCGGTCTTGAACATCACGGGATTCCCGCCATGTTTGCGGATGTCGTCGAAGAGGTTCTGGGATGCCTTGACCTCGGAAATAATCGTTGCGCCCGGTTTTCTCGTGAGCAGCTCACGGGAGAATATGACGAGGAGATAATCCCCGAATATGACATTCCCCCTCTCATCCACCACGCCGATCCGGTCTGCATCCCCGTCGTAACCGACGCCTACGTCGGCTCCCGTCTCTTTGACCTTTTCGATGAGCTTTTCCAGATTCTCCGGCACCGTGGGATCGGGAAAGTGATTGGGGAAGTTTCCGTCAGGTTCCTCGAAAAGAGGAATGACGTCGACGCCGATCTCCCTGAAAAGGGAGGGGGCCACGAGGCCTGCAGTTCCATTCCCGCAGTCGACAACGGCCCTCACCTTCCCCTCGATCTTCACGTTATCCTTTATTTTCTCGATATAGAGGGGAATCACGTCCTCATTCCTGAGGGACCCCTCGCCATCCATGAACTCGGCCCGTTCTATTACCTCCCTCACTTCCTGAATCATCTCCCCGTAGATCGCCGTGGTCCCGACGCATAGTTTGAAACCGTTGTACTCGGGGGGGTTGTGGCTGCCGGTAATCATGACGCCACCGTCGGTCTGAAGCTCTACTATCGAAAAGTACAAAAGAGGGGTCGGCACCACCCCGATATCCACGACATCCAGGCCCGAGGAGGTAAGACCCCGTATCATCGCTTCGCGAAAATCAGGGGATGACAGGCGCACATCCCTTCCAAGGGAGAGTTTTTTCACCCCTTTCCGCGAACAGTACGCGGCAAAACCCCTGGCTATCTTAAAGACGCTTTCTGCCTCGAGGTCCTTTCCAACGACTCCCCGGATGTCATATTCCCTAAAAATTGTTCTCTCCATGTTCCCAGCCCTCAGACTCCCTGGATAAAGGTTCGTTTCCCCGCAGGTCTTCGGCTATC
This portion of the Deltaproteobacteria bacterium genome encodes:
- a CDS encoding phosphomannomutase — its product is MERTIFREYDIRGVVGKDLEAESVFKIARGFAAYCSRKGVKKLSLGRDVRLSSPDFREAMIRGLTSSGLDVVDIGVVPTPLLYFSIVELQTDGGVMITGSHNPPEYNGFKLCVGTTAIYGEMIQEVREVIERAEFMDGEGSLRNEDVIPLYIEKIKDNVKIEGKVRAVVDCGNGTAGLVAPSLFREIGVDVIPLFEEPDGNFPNHFPDPTVPENLEKLIEKVKETGADVGVGYDGDADRIGVVDERGNVIFGDYLLVIFSRELLTRKPGATIISEVKASQNLFDDIRKHGGNPVMFKTGHSLIKNKMKDVGAELAGEMSGHIFFKDRYYGFDDAIYASARLFEILSKAKDPLSYLLSDLPDLFSTPEIRMECPDEDKFAVVDEVRKLLSPEAKEVITIDGVRALFDGGWGLVRASNTQPVLVLRYEGVSEAEVEKIRSTVLKAVKAAMEARKARD
- a CDS encoding undecaprenyl-diphosphate phosphatase, with the protein product MTEFLPVSSSGHLVLFQRLLGLKEPELFFDVLLHLATMAATVCFFRNELSEIIGSGARREKSGLTYLSYILVATIPTLLIGFATAHNYESIFASLNVVRAGFFATALILVVPSFLPHNPAGEVTGLRALLIGTMQGLSVIPGLSRSGSTIMTGIILGVNQRSSFTFSFILSIPAIASAVGLHVAQGKFFTTFPVPAMFLGFAAAFFSSYLSLAILKKVVMRMKMHFFGYYLLALTLFTFAFSG